In Micromonospora sp. WMMA1363, a genomic segment contains:
- a CDS encoding MFS transporter, whose protein sequence is MSSDRVPTGTAAPAVAAPAVAAPAGTAGHDGPAARRADRVPHRWLILAVLCLTQLVVVLDNTVLTVAVPVLTVELDASTADAQWMINAYALVLSGLLLTAGSAADRYGRRRMLFLGLVLFGLGSLAAGLARTSEQLIAARAGMGIGGALLVTTTLAVAMQVFDSAERSRAIGIWAATSALGFAAGPPIGGIVLAYLPWGAIFLMNLPIVLLCLLAGRALVPESRDPAGGRLDLGGVVLSTAGLTAVVWSIIAGPDRGWTSTEVIGAGIGGGLLLALFVRWERRTPHPMLDLHFFRDRRFAGAVCGVVLITFGATGALFLLTQHLQFVRGYPAWEAGLRMTPFALSIVVLNVSGAAAAAIRRLGLPAAVAAGMVLLAGGLALVTHGPSEGYGRFLAGLLVMGTGCALANPAIVEAVMSAIPTNKAGAGAGIDGTMTEVGSSLGIAVLGAVLNARFTALLPAALAGAGSFPAALAAAGPDRETVTSAFATALKTGQTVGAVAVLVGGLLAAALLHRAERLSPPTPGHERAD, encoded by the coding sequence ATGAGCTCGGACCGGGTGCCGACCGGCACGGCCGCACCGGCCGTGGCGGCACCGGCCGTGGCCGCACCGGCGGGCACGGCCGGCCACGACGGGCCGGCTGCCCGTCGGGCGGACCGCGTGCCGCACCGGTGGCTGATCCTGGCGGTGCTCTGTCTCACCCAGCTCGTCGTGGTGCTGGACAACACCGTCCTCACCGTGGCGGTGCCGGTACTCACCGTCGAACTGGACGCCAGCACGGCCGACGCGCAGTGGATGATCAACGCGTACGCGCTGGTGCTGTCCGGGCTGCTGCTGACCGCCGGCAGCGCCGCCGACCGGTACGGGCGCCGGCGGATGCTGTTCCTCGGGCTCGTGCTCTTCGGCCTCGGCTCGCTGGCCGCAGGGCTCGCCCGCACCTCCGAACAGCTGATCGCCGCCCGGGCCGGCATGGGCATCGGCGGCGCCCTGCTGGTCACCACCACCCTCGCGGTCGCCATGCAGGTCTTCGACTCGGCCGAGCGGTCCCGCGCGATCGGCATCTGGGCGGCGACCAGCGCCCTGGGCTTCGCCGCCGGACCACCGATCGGCGGAATCGTGCTCGCGTACCTGCCCTGGGGCGCCATCTTCCTGATGAACCTCCCGATCGTCCTGCTCTGCCTACTCGCCGGCCGGGCGCTGGTCCCCGAGTCCCGCGATCCAGCCGGCGGACGCCTCGACCTGGGCGGGGTGGTGCTCTCCACCGCCGGCCTCACCGCGGTCGTCTGGTCGATCATCGCCGGGCCGGACCGCGGGTGGACATCGACCGAGGTCATCGGTGCCGGGATCGGCGGCGGGCTCCTGCTGGCCCTGTTCGTGCGGTGGGAACGACGGACACCCCACCCCATGCTGGACCTGCACTTCTTTCGGGATCGACGCTTCGCCGGCGCGGTCTGCGGGGTCGTCCTGATCACCTTCGGCGCCACCGGCGCGCTGTTCCTGCTCACCCAACACCTGCAGTTCGTCCGCGGCTACCCGGCCTGGGAGGCCGGCCTGCGGATGACCCCGTTCGCCCTGTCCATCGTGGTGCTCAACGTCAGCGGCGCCGCCGCGGCGGCGATCCGCCGGCTCGGGCTACCGGCCGCCGTCGCGGCCGGCATGGTTCTGTTGGCCGGTGGTCTGGCGCTCGTCACCCACGGCCCGTCCGAGGGCTACGGCCGGTTCCTGGCCGGGCTTCTCGTCATGGGTACGGGCTGCGCGTTGGCCAACCCGGCCATCGTCGAGGCGGTGATGAGCGCCATCCCCACGAACAAGGCCGGCGCCGGAGCCGGTATCGACGGCACCATGACCGAGGTCGGCAGCAGCCTCGGCATCGCCGTACTGGGCGCCGTGTTGAACGCCCGGTTCACCGCCCTGCTGCCCGCCGCGCTGGCCGGCGCCGGCTCTTTTCCGGCGGCCCTCGCCGCGGCCGGGCCGGACCGGGAGACGGTCACCAGCGCCTTCGCCACCGCGCTGAAGACCGGCCAGACGGTCGGTGCCGTCGCCGTGCTCGTCGGTGGCCTGCTCGCCGCCGCCCTGCTGCACAGGGCCGAGCGGCTGTCGCCGCCGACACCGGGCCACGAGCGGGCCGACTGA
- a CDS encoding siderophore biosynthesis protein, whose product MRLYLTALNPTDAVLEGFLPAATSLGLPATVLTDRPGQWPAGVPVVRCAVRDAAAVVAATAAEAPAALLSNSDHLQEVTAVAARKLGLPGKDPDAARLCKDKAAARRAIAAAGLDPVRALAVEPGAPPAVPDDIFPAVVKPRDGVASEDAYLVTDHHELNSRVIRIRRRRPEVALLVEEYLAGELYTYDTVGDGTAVAVLGGWQTGLGPPPTFTETSLDWSPPAARHETQLRAPLDALGVGFGACHTEYVVQDDRIRLIEVNYRLIGDRMDLILADLLDVALFEHVIRLHLGEPLTALRLPDPAAVSRHARVEYVCADRSGRLTAAPGRLDMVQGGVRLGCRPLREVGRVADRTGTNRDYLAALHGIGPDPDSVLAALAAFRNALRWTIVG is encoded by the coding sequence ATGCGGCTGTACCTCACCGCGCTGAACCCCACCGACGCCGTCCTGGAGGGCTTCCTGCCGGCAGCGACCTCCCTCGGCCTGCCGGCCACCGTCCTGACCGACCGACCCGGACAGTGGCCCGCCGGCGTGCCGGTGGTCCGGTGCGCGGTCCGCGACGCGGCAGCGGTCGTCGCGGCGACGGCGGCGGAGGCGCCCGCGGCGCTGCTGTCCAACAGCGACCATCTCCAGGAGGTGACCGCCGTCGCCGCCCGCAAACTCGGCCTGCCCGGCAAGGACCCCGACGCGGCCCGGCTCTGCAAGGACAAGGCCGCCGCCCGTCGGGCGATCGCCGCCGCCGGTCTCGATCCGGTCCGCGCGCTCGCCGTCGAGCCGGGCGCGCCGCCCGCCGTGCCGGACGACATCTTCCCCGCCGTGGTCAAACCACGCGACGGGGTGGCCAGCGAGGATGCCTACCTGGTGACCGACCACCACGAGCTGAACTCGCGAGTCATCCGGATCCGCCGTCGGCGGCCGGAGGTCGCCCTGCTGGTCGAGGAGTACCTCGCCGGCGAGCTGTACACATACGACACCGTCGGCGACGGCACCGCGGTGGCCGTCCTCGGCGGGTGGCAGACCGGACTCGGCCCACCACCGACCTTCACCGAGACGAGCCTCGACTGGTCGCCTCCGGCGGCACGCCACGAAACCCAGCTCCGCGCGCCGCTGGACGCGCTCGGCGTCGGCTTCGGCGCCTGCCACACGGAGTACGTCGTGCAGGACGACCGGATCCGGCTGATCGAGGTGAACTATCGCCTGATCGGCGACCGGATGGACCTGATCCTCGCCGACCTGCTCGACGTGGCGCTGTTCGAGCACGTCATCCGGCTGCACCTCGGTGAGCCGTTGACCGCGCTGCGCCTGCCCGACCCGGCCGCCGTCTCCCGGCATGCCCGGGTGGAGTACGTCTGCGCCGACCGGTCAGGCCGGCTCACGGCCGCCCCCGGCCGGCTGGACATGGTCCAGGGTGGCGTCCGGCTGGGTTGCCGGCCGCTGCGCGAGGTCGGGCGGGTCGCCGACCGGACCGGAACCAACCGCGACTACCTCGCCGCGCTGCACGGTATCGGCCCCGACCCGGACAGTGTGCTGGCCGCGCTGGCCGCCTTCCGGAACGCGCTGCGGTGGACGATAGTCGGATGA
- a CDS encoding IucA/IucC family siderophore biosynthesis protein — protein sequence MTDGCEREVFVRVLDALLREDHLGLLSHGRLGAPGWWEVPHGAGLLRIPVRHDGFQQTLRCATPALQVLPPTGDTRPVDTLDGLLTLLAPNDDAEAEAGWQAFGAECHADVRARRLAARTRPTVFASMAAERAAAPTGMPAALLDDVLAAHAGHPVYPTDRCRHGLGDDDLLRYAPEHAPRFSLRWHAVPGAAVRLAGVLPAWWPRAKQPDELLMPVHPLTAARHRLPVTDLPMITVRPTLSMRTLALTHDPYTHLKLPLPTATLGARNRRTLRPDTLSDGAAVAGLLDRIAATEPAFTGRIRHTDETTYGHADGDPLAFLLRRFPRDLGGARVVPVAALAAPDPVAGTVLERISHGRPETLLGSYLDLLLDWHVCLWLRYGVALEAHPQNVHLLLPPEGTVGLLYKDNDGARLDPRHRGELALRDERMWVRDPRELADVFITITLHLAAAAPLLALAAHGVRVPSPAVALAPRLVAARDRWGDGPAARSFTEQVLRATRLPVKAMVTAGTLLPKQRLGCADVNKYYRRTGPNYLRETP from the coding sequence ATGACCGACGGTTGCGAGCGGGAGGTCTTCGTCCGGGTGCTCGACGCGCTGCTACGCGAAGATCACCTCGGCCTGCTCAGCCACGGCCGGCTCGGCGCTCCCGGCTGGTGGGAGGTGCCGCACGGGGCGGGACTGCTGCGGATCCCGGTCCGCCACGACGGTTTCCAGCAGACGCTGCGCTGCGCGACACCCGCGCTGCAGGTGCTCCCCCCGACCGGAGACACCCGGCCGGTGGACACCCTGGACGGCCTGCTCACCCTGCTCGCGCCGAACGACGACGCCGAGGCCGAGGCCGGCTGGCAGGCGTTCGGCGCCGAGTGCCACGCCGACGTGCGCGCCCGCCGGCTCGCTGCCAGGACCCGGCCGACGGTGTTCGCCTCGATGGCCGCCGAACGGGCCGCCGCCCCCACCGGCATGCCGGCGGCGCTACTCGACGACGTGCTCGCCGCACACGCCGGCCACCCGGTCTACCCCACGGACCGCTGCCGGCACGGGCTCGGCGACGACGACCTGCTCCGGTACGCCCCGGAGCACGCGCCACGCTTCTCGCTGCGCTGGCACGCCGTTCCCGGGGCCGCGGTGCGGCTGGCCGGCGTCCTGCCCGCCTGGTGGCCGAGGGCGAAACAGCCGGACGAGCTGCTGATGCCGGTACACCCACTCACCGCGGCACGGCACCGGCTACCGGTGACCGACCTACCCATGATCACCGTACGCCCCACCCTCTCGATGCGGACGCTGGCGCTCACCCACGACCCGTACACCCATCTGAAGCTGCCGCTGCCGACCGCCACCCTGGGCGCCCGCAACCGGCGGACCCTGCGACCGGACACGCTGTCCGACGGCGCGGCGGTCGCCGGGCTGCTCGACCGGATCGCCGCCACCGAACCGGCCTTCACCGGTCGGATCCGGCACACCGACGAGACCACCTACGGCCACGCCGACGGCGATCCGCTCGCCTTCCTGCTCCGCCGATTTCCGCGCGACCTGGGCGGGGCCCGGGTGGTGCCGGTGGCAGCCCTCGCCGCACCCGACCCGGTGGCCGGCACGGTGCTCGAACGGATCAGCCACGGGCGGCCCGAGACGCTGCTCGGGTCCTATCTCGACCTTCTACTCGACTGGCACGTCTGCCTGTGGCTGCGCTACGGTGTCGCGCTCGAGGCCCATCCGCAGAATGTCCACCTGCTGCTGCCCCCGGAGGGCACGGTCGGCCTGCTCTACAAGGACAACGACGGCGCCCGGCTCGATCCCCGGCACCGCGGTGAGCTGGCGCTGCGGGACGAGCGGATGTGGGTGCGCGACCCGCGGGAGCTGGCCGACGTGTTCATCACCATCACGCTGCACCTGGCCGCGGCGGCGCCCCTGCTCGCCCTCGCCGCGCACGGGGTGCGCGTGCCGTCGCCGGCCGTCGCGCTGGCCCCCCGGCTCGTGGCGGCGCGGGATCGCTGGGGTGACGGGCCCGCGGCGCGATCGTTCACCGAGCAGGTGTTACGGGCCACCCGACTGCCGGTCAAGGCGATGGTCACCGCCGGCACCCTGCTGCCGAAGCAGCGGCTCGGCTGCGCCGACGTCAACAAGTACTACCGGCGCACCGGCCCGAACTACCTGCGGGAGACACCATGA
- a CDS encoding IucA/IucC family protein has product MTGTGLRSRADVHAHSRADLAAAHAVFGCLLRELSLPANEATVNAGEARLRLPATGATLGCAVARVSAVGAHRYAGPVRCLVDGDRWEDLDAVRLAGLVAAELTARTGRANEEFRGQVRASREVVARLLADRPAADPTPTGDPAIDAYLESEQALVLGHPHHPTPKWRSGDPDGWRAYAPELRAAFPLHWLAVPDDLVAEAGPVDPLLAALDPPRPPAGHRALPVHPWQLTLVPPAHPRLRRLGPAGVPVRPTASVRTLYSPDADVFVKTSLHVRITNCLRKNARYELTGAVALTSLLARVPLPDGVALLTEPAYRTVDAPGADEAYGTILRTGLRPHLRPGQTPVLAAALAAAPLAVADPVAWWRRYVELLVPAVLRGWLRHGIVYEPHLQNVVVVLDADRRPARLLLRDLEGVKLDTTRWADWPGGMPPQVGYGARDAHRRVVYCLFVNHLAGMCGALADARPGIEPALWREVRSVVAAVAAECDDPPELRALLAGQPLVAKANLLVRWRRDADRAAPFVPVPNPFGGSR; this is encoded by the coding sequence ATGACGGGCACCGGGTTGCGCTCCCGGGCGGACGTCCACGCCCACTCGCGGGCAGACCTGGCCGCAGCGCACGCGGTGTTCGGCTGCCTGCTGCGCGAACTCTCCCTGCCGGCCAATGAGGCCACCGTGAACGCGGGCGAGGCACGCCTGCGACTGCCGGCCACCGGTGCGACACTGGGCTGCGCGGTGGCCCGGGTCTCCGCCGTCGGCGCGCACCGCTACGCCGGCCCGGTGCGGTGCCTGGTCGACGGCGACCGGTGGGAGGACCTCGACGCGGTACGGTTGGCCGGCTTGGTCGCCGCGGAACTCACCGCCCGCACCGGCCGCGCCAACGAGGAGTTCCGCGGACAGGTCCGGGCCAGCCGGGAGGTCGTGGCCCGGCTGCTGGCCGACCGGCCGGCGGCCGACCCGACGCCGACCGGGGACCCAGCCATCGACGCGTACCTGGAATCCGAGCAGGCGCTGGTGCTCGGCCACCCGCACCATCCCACCCCGAAGTGGCGCAGCGGAGACCCGGACGGCTGGCGGGCGTACGCGCCGGAGCTGCGCGCCGCGTTCCCGCTGCACTGGCTCGCCGTCCCGGACGACCTCGTCGCGGAGGCAGGGCCGGTCGACCCGTTGTTGGCGGCCCTCGACCCGCCGCGCCCGCCGGCCGGGCACCGGGCGCTGCCGGTGCACCCCTGGCAGCTGACGCTGGTGCCGCCGGCGCATCCCCGGCTGCGCCGGCTCGGCCCGGCGGGCGTGCCGGTGCGCCCGACCGCGAGCGTACGCACCCTCTACTCCCCCGACGCCGACGTGTTCGTCAAGACCAGCCTGCACGTACGGATCACCAACTGCCTACGCAAGAACGCCCGGTACGAACTCACCGGCGCGGTCGCCCTGACCAGCCTGCTCGCCCGGGTGCCGCTGCCGGACGGCGTCGCGCTGCTCACCGAACCCGCCTACCGGACCGTGGACGCGCCCGGCGCGGACGAGGCGTACGGGACGATCCTGCGCACCGGGCTGCGTCCCCACCTGCGGCCCGGGCAGACGCCGGTGCTGGCGGCGGCGCTGGCCGCCGCGCCGCTGGCGGTGGCCGACCCGGTCGCCTGGTGGCGACGCTACGTCGAGCTGCTCGTGCCGGCGGTGCTGCGCGGCTGGCTCCGGCACGGGATCGTCTACGAGCCGCACCTGCAGAACGTGGTCGTCGTGCTCGACGCCGACCGCCGCCCGGCGCGGCTGCTGCTGCGCGACCTGGAGGGAGTCAAGCTGGACACCACCCGCTGGGCGGACTGGCCGGGCGGGATGCCACCGCAGGTCGGGTACGGAGCGCGGGACGCACACCGCCGCGTCGTCTACTGCCTGTTCGTCAACCACCTTGCGGGGATGTGTGGCGCCCTCGCCGATGCCCGGCCAGGAATCGAACCGGCCCTGTGGCGGGAGGTGCGCTCGGTGGTCGCGGCGGTGGCCGCCGAGTGCGACGACCCGCCGGAACTGCGCGCGCTGCTGGCCGGCCAGCCGCTGGTCGCGAAGGCGAATCTGCTGGTGCGGTGGCGGCGCGACGCCGATCGGGCCGCACCGTTCGTCCCGGTCCCGAACCCGTTCGGCGGTTCGCGGTGA
- a CDS encoding alanine racemase, with translation MTRPVYVHDLDGLDRHVRAIRAALPPRTELLYAVKANPEPDVLRTLAPVVDGFETASRGELRRLAKVLPGRAPAAYAGPGKTDGDLAAALAAGVARIHVESPAELRRLGALAAAAGVPARVLLRVNLPLEVAGASLVMGGRPSPFGMDPADAVECARRPPPGIEVHGVHAHLASGLDAPLAGAVAAAVVRWSVAEIGAHEVDVGGGMAVDYAQPAARFDWAGYGRALGDILDGHPGLRLRVEPGRSVTVYCGAYLTEVVDVKRSYGEWFAVVAGGTHHLRTPAAKGHAHPFTVHPRPDAAGPRTDGGPVTVVGQLCTPKDVLSRSADVGPIGVGDVLVFAMSGAYAWNISHRDFLLHEPPEFRTGDPHRLAAEWAARPVGS, from the coding sequence GTGACCCGGCCGGTCTACGTCCACGACCTCGATGGGCTGGACCGGCACGTCCGGGCGATCCGCGCCGCGCTGCCACCGCGGACAGAGCTGCTGTACGCGGTCAAGGCCAACCCGGAGCCGGACGTGCTGCGGACCCTCGCACCGGTCGTGGACGGCTTCGAGACCGCCAGCCGGGGCGAGCTGCGACGCCTCGCCAAGGTGCTGCCCGGCCGGGCGCCGGCCGCGTACGCCGGGCCGGGCAAGACCGACGGGGACCTGGCCGCCGCCCTCGCCGCCGGAGTGGCGCGGATCCACGTGGAGTCCCCCGCCGAGCTGCGCCGCCTCGGCGCGCTGGCCGCCGCCGCCGGGGTGCCGGCGCGGGTGCTGCTACGGGTCAACCTGCCCTTGGAGGTGGCGGGGGCGAGCCTGGTGATGGGCGGCCGGCCGAGCCCGTTCGGGATGGACCCGGCCGACGCGGTGGAGTGCGCCCGCCGCCCGCCGCCCGGAATCGAGGTACACGGGGTGCACGCCCACCTGGCCAGCGGGCTGGACGCCCCGCTCGCCGGTGCGGTCGCGGCCGCCGTGGTCCGCTGGTCGGTCGCCGAGATCGGCGCCCACGAGGTCGACGTGGGCGGCGGCATGGCCGTCGACTACGCCCAGCCGGCGGCGCGGTTCGACTGGGCGGGTTACGGCCGGGCGCTCGGTGACATCCTCGACGGGCACCCGGGGCTGCGGCTACGCGTCGAGCCGGGCCGGTCGGTCACCGTCTACTGCGGGGCGTACCTGACGGAGGTGGTCGACGTGAAGCGCTCGTACGGCGAGTGGTTCGCGGTCGTGGCGGGCGGCACGCACCATCTGCGTACCCCGGCGGCGAAGGGGCACGCGCACCCGTTCACCGTGCACCCGCGGCCCGACGCCGCCGGCCCGCGCACCGACGGCGGGCCGGTGACCGTGGTCGGGCAGCTGTGCACCCCGAAGGACGTGCTGTCCCGGTCGGCGGACGTCGGGCCGATCGGGGTGGGTGACGTGCTGGTGTTCGCCATGTCCGGCGCGTACGCCTGGAACATCAGCCACCGCGATTTCCTGCTGCACGAGCCGCCGGAGTTCCGCACCGGCGACCCGCACCGCCTCGCGGCCGAGTGGGCGGCCCGGCCGGTCGGTAGCTGA
- the meaB gene encoding methylmalonyl Co-A mutase-associated GTPase MeaB, which yields MSGGMRAPATEAYLEGVRAGSRAWIARAITLVESTRPDHRAAAQRLLVALTPHAGGARRVGITGVPGVGKSTFIDALGSRLTADGHRVAVLAVDPSSTRTGGSILGDKTRMARLATDPAAFIRPSPTAGSLGGVAQATREAIVVVEAAGYDVVLVETVGVGQSETAVAEMVDSFLLLTLARTGDQLQGIKKGVLELADVIAVNKADGPHASDARRAARELAGALRLLHPPDGGWQPPVVTCSALEETGLDEVWRQIRHHQDTLAASGDLAERRRRQQVGWVWAMVRAELLDRLRTHPTVRALAPEVERQVVAGTLTPALAAERLLAGFADPPT from the coding sequence GTGAGCGGCGGCATGCGCGCCCCGGCGACGGAGGCGTACCTCGAGGGGGTGCGGGCCGGATCGCGGGCCTGGATCGCCCGAGCCATCACCCTGGTCGAGTCCACCCGTCCCGACCACCGGGCGGCGGCACAACGGCTGCTGGTCGCGCTCACCCCGCATGCGGGAGGCGCCCGCCGGGTCGGCATCACCGGGGTGCCCGGGGTCGGCAAGTCCACCTTCATCGACGCTCTCGGCAGCCGGCTCACCGCCGACGGGCACCGGGTGGCGGTGCTCGCGGTCGACCCGTCGTCCACCCGCACCGGCGGCAGCATCCTCGGCGACAAGACCCGGATGGCCCGGCTCGCCACCGACCCGGCCGCGTTCATCCGGCCCTCGCCGACCGCCGGCAGCCTCGGTGGAGTCGCCCAGGCCACCCGAGAGGCCATCGTGGTGGTCGAGGCCGCCGGCTACGACGTGGTCCTGGTGGAGACCGTCGGTGTCGGCCAGTCGGAGACCGCCGTGGCGGAGATGGTCGACTCGTTCCTGCTGCTCACCCTCGCCCGCACCGGCGACCAGCTCCAGGGCATCAAGAAGGGCGTGCTGGAACTCGCCGACGTCATCGCCGTCAACAAGGCCGACGGGCCGCACGCGAGCGACGCCCGCCGCGCGGCCCGCGAACTCGCCGGTGCACTGCGCCTGCTGCACCCGCCCGATGGCGGGTGGCAGCCGCCGGTGGTCACCTGCAGCGCCCTGGAGGAGACGGGCCTCGACGAGGTGTGGCGGCAGATCCGCCACCACCAGGACACCCTGGCCGCCTCCGGTGACCTCGCGGAGCGCCGCCGTCGGCAGCAGGTCGGCTGGGTCTGGGCGATGGTCCGGGCCGAGCTGCTCGACCGACTCCGGACTCATCCCACGGTGCGGGCACTCGCCCCGGAGGTGGAGCGGCAGGTCGTCGCCGGCACGCTCACCCCGGCGCTCGCCGCCGAGCGGCTGCTGGCCGGCTTCGCCGATCCACCCACCTGA
- a CDS encoding cobalamin-dependent protein (Presence of a B(12) (cobalamin)-binding domain implies dependence on cobalamin itself, in one of its several forms, or in some unusual lineages, dependence on a cobalamin-like analog.) yields the protein MGQDGHDRGQKVIATAFADLGFDVDVGPLFQTPTEVARQAVEADVHIVGVSSLAAGHLTLVPALRDELAALDRDDVMIIVGGVIPPQDFPALRAAGAAAIFPPGTVIAEAALDLLAELSRRLGHPDA from the coding sequence ATGGGGCAGGACGGCCACGACCGCGGCCAGAAGGTGATCGCCACCGCCTTCGCCGATCTCGGTTTCGACGTGGACGTGGGCCCGCTGTTCCAGACCCCGACCGAGGTGGCCCGGCAGGCGGTCGAGGCCGACGTGCACATCGTCGGCGTTTCCAGCCTGGCCGCCGGGCATCTCACCCTGGTGCCGGCGCTGCGGGACGAACTGGCTGCCCTGGACCGTGACGACGTCATGATCATCGTGGGTGGGGTGATCCCGCCGCAGGACTTCCCCGCGCTGCGTGCGGCGGGCGCGGCGGCGATCTTCCCGCCGGGCACCGTCATCGCCGAGGCCGCGCTGGACCTGCTCGCCGAGTTGTCCCGGCGGCTCGGTCACCCGGACGCGTGA
- the scpA gene encoding methylmalonyl-CoA mutase, translating to MDARIPDFSGVELGDPPAGADLGPWRDAVRAESGGEPDTLSWQTPEGIAVPPLYTAADRAGLDFLGTYPGIAPYLRGPYPTMYTTQPWTIRQYAGFSTAEESNAFYRRNLAAGQKGLSVAFDLPTHRGYDSDHPRVAGDVGMAGVAIDSIYDMRQLFDGIPLDRMSVSMTMNGAVLPVLALYIVAAEEQGVAPAQLSGTIQNDILKEFMVRNTYIYPPQPSMRIISDIFAYTSARMPRFNSISISGYHIQEAGATADLELAYTLADGVEYLRAGRDAGLDVDAFAPRLSFFWAIGMNFFMEVAKLRAARLLWARLVRDFEPKNPKSLSLRAHCQTSGWSLTAQDVFNNVVRTCVEAMAATQGHTQSLHTNALDEALALPTDFSARIARNTQLVLQQESGTTRMIDPWGGSAYVERLTHDLAARAWQHITEVEAAGGMARAIDEGIPKLRVEEAAARTQARIDSGRQPVIGVNKYRPDADEPIDVLKVDNRAVRAQQVAKLHRLRADRDEATCAAALDALTRAAGAALDGTRGSGLDGNLLALAVDAARAKATVGEISDALEKVYGRHAAQIRTISGCTGTRRVRCPRSSGCVPPPRRSPPRRGASRASWWPRWGRTATTAARR from the coding sequence ATGGACGCTCGGATTCCCGACTTCTCCGGAGTGGAACTCGGTGACCCGCCCGCCGGCGCCGACCTCGGCCCGTGGCGCGACGCGGTGCGCGCCGAGTCCGGCGGCGAGCCGGACACGCTGAGCTGGCAGACCCCGGAGGGCATCGCCGTTCCGCCGCTGTACACCGCCGCCGACCGGGCTGGGCTGGACTTCCTCGGCACGTACCCGGGCATCGCCCCGTACCTGCGTGGCCCCTACCCGACCATGTACACCACCCAGCCGTGGACGATCCGCCAGTACGCGGGCTTCTCCACCGCCGAGGAGTCCAACGCCTTCTACCGGCGTAACCTGGCCGCCGGCCAGAAGGGACTCTCGGTCGCCTTCGATCTGCCGACCCACCGGGGTTACGACTCCGACCACCCCCGGGTCGCCGGGGACGTGGGCATGGCCGGGGTGGCGATCGACTCGATCTACGACATGCGGCAACTCTTCGACGGCATCCCACTGGACCGGATGAGCGTGTCGATGACGATGAACGGTGCGGTGCTGCCGGTGCTGGCGCTCTACATCGTCGCGGCCGAGGAGCAGGGGGTGGCGCCGGCACAGCTCTCCGGCACCATCCAGAACGACATCCTCAAGGAGTTCATGGTCCGCAACACGTACATCTACCCGCCGCAGCCGTCGATGCGGATCATCTCCGACATCTTCGCCTACACCTCGGCGCGGATGCCGCGGTTCAACTCCATCTCCATCTCCGGCTACCACATCCAGGAGGCCGGGGCGACCGCCGACCTGGAGCTGGCCTACACCCTGGCCGACGGGGTGGAGTACCTGCGCGCGGGCCGCGATGCCGGGCTGGACGTCGACGCGTTCGCACCCCGGCTGTCGTTCTTCTGGGCCATCGGCATGAACTTCTTCATGGAGGTGGCCAAGCTGCGGGCGGCGCGGCTGCTGTGGGCGCGACTGGTCCGCGACTTCGAACCGAAGAACCCGAAGTCGCTCAGCCTGCGCGCGCACTGCCAGACCTCCGGCTGGTCGCTCACCGCGCAGGACGTCTTCAACAACGTGGTCCGCACGTGCGTGGAGGCGATGGCCGCCACCCAGGGACACACCCAGTCCCTGCACACCAACGCCCTCGACGAGGCCCTGGCGTTGCCGACCGACTTCTCCGCCCGGATCGCCCGCAACACCCAGCTGGTGCTCCAGCAGGAGTCCGGCACCACCCGGATGATCGACCCGTGGGGTGGCAGCGCGTACGTCGAACGGCTGACCCACGACCTGGCCGCCCGCGCCTGGCAGCACATCACCGAGGTCGAGGCGGCCGGCGGGATGGCCCGTGCCATCGACGAGGGCATCCCCAAGCTGCGGGTCGAGGAGGCCGCCGCGCGCACCCAGGCGCGGATCGACTCCGGCCGGCAGCCGGTGATCGGGGTCAACAAGTACCGTCCGGACGCCGACGAGCCGATCGACGTACTCAAGGTCGACAACCGGGCGGTCCGCGCGCAGCAGGTGGCTAAACTGCACCGGCTGCGCGCCGACCGGGACGAGGCGACGTGCGCGGCGGCGCTGGACGCGCTGACCCGGGCGGCCGGTGCCGCGCTGGACGGCACCCGGGGGTCGGGGCTCGACGGCAACCTGCTCGCCCTGGCGGTCGACGCGGCGCGGGCCAAGGCCACCGTCGGGGAGATCTCCGACGCGCTGGAGAAGGTGTACGGCCGGCACGCCGCACAGATCCGTACCATCTCCGGGTGTACCGGGACGAGGCGGGTGCGGTGTCCGCGATCGAGCGGGTGCGTGCCGCCACCGCGGCGTTCGCCACCGCGGAGGGGCGCCAGCCGCGCATCCTGGTGGCCAAGATGGGGCAGGACGGCCACGACCGCGGCCAGAAGGTGA